A single Aspergillus chevalieri M1 DNA, chromosome 3, nearly complete sequence DNA region contains:
- a CDS encoding crinkler effector domain-containing protein (COG:S;~EggNog:ENOG410PPVP): protein MAAAITSWVLNPIQSLTMSRPRTRELWCALSDGLQKSFPVECVADQDNINTLKKKIWEEIREKIKDTIPHYSDLKLYSPVVQLNHEEKFRIDDGEFLRPRRMITTNPLFPESKDPDVDIVVVVSGDTTTRKRKHSESQSGESIVTTWLLSYRT, encoded by the coding sequence ATGgccgccgccatcaccagctgggtgctcaacccaattcaatctttgacaatgtctcgaccgcGTACTCGTGAGTTATGGTGCGCTTTATCCGATGGTCTTCAGAAGTCATTTCCTGTGGAATGTGTTGCAGACCAAGATAATATCAACactctcaaaaagaagatctGGGAAGAAATCAGGGAAAAAATCAAGGATACCATACCTCACTACAGTGATCTCAAGCTCTACAGCCCTGTGGTGCAACTCAATCATGAAGAGAAGTTCaggattgatgatggtgaatttctacgtccacgccgaatgatcacgaccaacccactcttccccgaaagcaaggatccagatgtggatattgttgttgttgtgagcggagATACAACTACACGGAAACGGAAGCATTCTGAATCACAAAGTGGTGAGAGTattgtcacaacctggcttctctcgtatcgtacctag
- a CDS encoding uncharacterized protein (COG:S;~EggNog:ENOG410PPVP;~InterPro:IPR027417;~antiSMASH:Cluster_3.2), giving the protein MVFLIKKWEELDSGDPWDSFIELVKKRNKELQGVPTTGFTVTSSQSEQDLSWVLTSDTVILVDEAQVTYNDAALWNTIIKERQSLTCLYNFRLCLFCSYGSPRTGPDQTFFTPVTLFDEQRISLTPQNQSCSPPIGLFYDKEEFKDVLSRLLTYKYSERFTFDESAEDYIFALSNGHPGAVESIVNVLFQNYRHDIKYETIRTLTEDHVIWFLEDTATVFDKLSRESVNRSFPHIKRCTSKILKILNTITEEGSIPFDINDADIKFCYQNGWIHRVALDGDNIAVLPSRLHEKYIEYSIGTMSQPLPARFNSLTKLCKEILSKFSIMNLRHSAEGCHNLASLVSYLGF; this is encoded by the exons atgGTTTTCTTAATCAAGAAATGGGAAGAGCTTGATTCCGGGGACCCTTGGGACAGTTTTATTGAGCTTGTCAAAAAAAGGAATAAGGAACTACAAGGTGTCCCGACCACTGGTTTCACCGTGACTTCATCACAATCAGAACAGGACctctcttgggttttgacatCAGACACTGTGATTCtcgtggatgaggcacaggtGACCTACAATGATGCTGCactctggaacacaatcaTCAAAGAAAGACAAAGTCTTACCTGTTTATATAATTTTCGActgtgtcttttctgctcttatgGCAGCCCGAgaacaggcccagatcaaacattcttcaccCCAGTCACCCTTTTTGACGAACAACGTATCTCATTAACACCACAGAACCAGTCATGctcaccacctattggtCTATTctatgacaaagaagagttcaaggatgttCTTTCACGATTACTTACATACAAATATTCAGAAAGGTTCACTTTTGATGAAAGTGCCGAGGACTACATATTTGCATTATCAAACGGCCATCCAGGAGCAGTGGAATCCATAGTCAATGTACTTTTCCAG AACTATCGCCATGACATTAAGTATGAGACCATTAgaaccttgacagaagaccatgtcatctggttcctggaggacaccGCCACAGTCTTTGACAAGCTTAGTAGAGAGTCAGTCAATCGCTCTTTCCCTCATATAAAGAGGTGCACAAGCAAGATTTTGAAAATATTGAACACAATTACAGAGGAAGGGagtattccatttgatatcaatgatgcagacatcaagttctgttatcagaatggttggattcacagggtagctctggatggtgacaatattgcagttctgccatcgcgcttacatgaaaa atacattgaatattcaattGGCACAATGTCACAGCccctgcctgccagattCAACTCACTAAcaaaattatgcaaagaaatcctcagcaaattctccatcatgaaCTTAAGGCACTCAGCTGAGggctgtcacaacctggcttctctcgtatcgtacctagggttctag
- a CDS encoding uncharacterized protein (COG:S;~EggNog:ENOG410PPVP;~antiSMASH:Cluster_3.2): MSTASQPRPVEAQYQAEFYRGFVHTAGQGVPISTEWSRTRDGRVDFYIPEKKWAVELLRNHIQVNEHISRFKEGGKYHPWLKEKMVKDWIIIDCATSLPTNEFTEPRLWHAVFINDYSVLQLYNHQQSLMMSVHLKN, translated from the exons ATgtcaactgcatcacaacccagacccgTGGAAGCACAATATCAAGCTGAGTTCTACAGGGGATTTGTCCATAcagcagggcaaggtgtaccgatatccactgaatggtcaagaaccagggatggtcgagtggatttctatattccagaaaagaaatgggcggTCGAATTGCTGAGAAATCATATCCAAGTCaatgaacatatctctcgattcaaggagggtggaaaatatcatccctggctgaaggagaaaatggtcaaggattggatcataattgaCTGTGCAACTTCTTTGCCAACAAATG AGTTCACTGAGCCTAGGCTGTGGCATGCTGTGTTtatcaatgattattctgtaCTGCAgctgtataaccatcagCAAAGTCTtatgatgtctgtgcatctaaagaattga
- a CDS encoding protoporphyrinogen/coproporphyrinogen oxidase (COG:H;~EggNog:ENOG410PVAV;~InterPro:IPR002937,IPR036188;~PFAM:PF01593,PF13450;~antiSMASH:Cluster_3.2;~go_function: GO:0016491 - oxidoreductase activity [Evidence IEA];~go_process: GO:0055114 - oxidation-reduction process [Evidence IEA]), whose product MASKQIDVDVLVIGAGPTGLGAAKRLQQLNSASWLIIDSNEKPGGLASTDVTPEGFLFDVGGHVIFSHYKYFDDCLEEALPRDEDWYEHQRVSYVRYQGRWVPYPFQNNISVLDKEDQVKSISSLIDAALDARARVVTDKPANFDEWNRRNVGEHLNEIFMRPYNFKVWAVPPSKMNATWVGERVAAPNLKTLTNNVILNKVAGNWGPNATFKFPARDGTGGIWTAVANTIAKDKTRFGDHGKVINVDADAKNVYLADGTVVHYGSLISTMAVDYLAEALGDTQLQQLCKPLFYSSTNVIGIGVRGTRPERIGDKCWLYFPEDNAPFYRATIFSNYSPYNQPDESVKLPTLQLANGEKPASTDESGPYWSIMLEVSESSYKPVNQDTLLADSIQGLVNTELLRPEDEIVSTYVRRFDHGYPTPSLERNGALTEILPYLQSKNILSRGRFGSWKYEVGNQDHSFMLGVEAVDHVVSGAVELTLNYPDFVNTRRNTERRLKGMTTVIR is encoded by the exons ATGGCATCTAAGCAGAT TGACGTTGATGTTCTGGTTATCGGCGCTGGTCCGACTGGACTGGGGGCTGCCAAGCGTCTGCAGCAGTTG AACAGTGCCTCGTGGTTGATCATCGATTCAAACGAAAAGCCCGGTGGTCTAGCCTCGACCGACGTTACCCCGGAGGGCTTTCTCTTCGACGTAGGAGGCCATGTCATCTTTTCCCACTACAAGTATTTCGACGATTGCCTCGAGGAAGCCCTCCCCCGAGACGAGGACTGGTATGAACACCAGCGTGTTTCCTACGTCCGCTACCAAGGTCGCTGGGTTCCCTACCCCTTCCAGAACAACATTTCGGTACTTGATAAGGAGGATCAGGTCAAATCTATCAGCAGTCTGATTGATGCAGCCCTGGATGCTCGCGCTCGTGTTGTTACAGATAAACCTGCGAACTTTGATGAGTGGAACCGTCGCAATGTTGGGGAACATTTGAATGAGATTTTTATGCGGCCATACAACTTCAAGGTCTGGGCGGTTCCTCCCAGCAAGATGAATGCCACTTGGGTTGGAGAGCGTGTTGCTGCGCCTAATCTCAAGACATTGACCAACAATGTTATTCTCAACAAAGTTGCGGGCAACTGGGGCCCTAATGCCACTTTCAAATTCCCAGCCCGAGATGGCACTGGTGGCATTTGGACGGCGGTTGCCAACACCATTGCCAAGGATAAAACTCGCTTTGGAGACCATGGCAAGGTGATAAACGTTGATGCCGACGCCAAGAATGTCTACCTTGCAGATG GAACCGTTGTCCACTATGGCTCGCTCATCTCTACAATGGCCGTAGACTACCTGGCCGAAGCTTTAGGTGATACTCAGTTGCAACAGCTATGCAAGCCACTGTTCTACTCCTCCACTAATGTTATCGGAATCGGCGTTCGTGGTACACGCCCCGAGCGTATTGGAGACAAGTGCTGG CTCTACTTCCCCGAGGACAATGCCCCTTTCTATCGAGCAACCATCTTCTCCAACTATTCCCCTTACAACCAGCCCGACGAGTCAGTAAAGCTGCCAACGCTGCAGCTTGCTAACGGCGAGAAGCCTGCCTCCACTGACGAATCTGGCCCCTATTGGTCCATCATGCTGGAGGTCTCCGAATCCTCATACAAGCCCGTCAACCAGGACACTTTGCTGGCCGACAGTATCCAGGGTCTCGTCAACACAGAGCTACTCCGGCCCGAAGATGAAATTGTCAGCACCTATGTTCGTCGTTTTGACCATGGCTATCCCACTCCCAGCTTAGAGCGTAATGGCGCTCTAACTGAGATCCTTCCTTATCTCCAGAGCAAGAATATTCTTTCCCGCGGCCGCTTTGGCTCATGGAAGTACGAAGTCGGGAACCAGGACCATAG TTTTATGCTGGGTGTTGAAGCCGTCGATCACGTCGTCTCTGGTGCTGTTGAATTGACTTTGAATTACCCTGACTTTGTTAACACTCGTCGCAACACCGAGCGCCGACTGAAGGGCATGACCACCGTCATCCGATAA
- a CDS encoding GID4/VID24 family protein (BUSCO:EOG092648U2;~COG:U;~EggNog:ENOG410PHR1;~InterPro:IPR018618;~PFAM:PF09783;~antiSMASH:Cluster_3.2) — MPTPSDNTPQLSTTSLVDDISSHTTCPPEVERLPARSDSPDPSAGAERDAIVNNAPSPARTTAHPMLMRSEDAATADPMRVDSGAGTSSSSAMKTATKSEEEPAVGRLSPAGEPSCSSQQPSSVANSPSVASLLSYEFSNVRLLPNYTSSFLRPGSKFTGTQQSDRQVYNVDVEIKHVDMAESYLCGYLRIQGLTEDHPTLTTFFEGEIIGTKHTFKTRHEAWGATEKTDMNHWARFPAWRPLARQAKKPDFTYRNFAQREHIFMRWKEYFLVPDHRVRTISGASFEGFYYICFNQIEGTVTGIYFHAKSEKYQQLELKHVDDRGCTPALEFR; from the exons ATGCCAACCCCGAGTGACAACACACCACAGCTGTCTACCACTTCGCTCGTCGACGATATCTCTTCCCATACCACTTGCCCGCCGGAAGTCGAACGATTGCCTGCGAGGAGCGATTCCCCCGATCCCTCGGCTGGTGCTGAGCGCGATGCCATCGTTAATAATGCTCCGTCCCCCGCCCGCACGACAGCGCACCCCATGTTGATGCGGTCAGAAGATGCCGCTACCGCAGATCCTATGAGAGTTGATTCGGGCGCAGGAACTTCTAGCTCTTCCGCGATGAAGACAGCTACTAAGTCTGAGGAGGAACCGGCGGTTGGGAGATTGAGTCCGGCTGGAGAACCGTCATGCTCGTCACAGCAGCCTTCGTCTGTGGCTAATTCGCCGTCTGTTGCTTCACTTCTTAGCTATGAATTCTCCAATGTGCGG CTTCTCCCCAATTACACATCCTCGTTTCTACGCCCCGGGAGTAAATTCACTGGAACTCAACAGTCAGATCGCCAGGTGTACAATGTTGACGTCGAGATTAAGCATGTCGACATGGCTGAATCATATCTTTGTGGTTACCTCCGGATTCAAG GCCTCACGGAGGACCACCCAACCTTGACGACATTCTTCGAAGGAGAAATCATCGGTACCAAACACACGTTCAAAACCCGGCATGAAGCATGGGGTGCGACCGAGAAAACGGACATGAACCACTGGGCACGATTTCCAGCATGGCGGCCGTTAGCCAGACAAGCAAAGAAACCCGATTTCACCTACCGGAATTTTGCACAGCGCGAGCATATTTTCATGCGGTGGAAGGAATACTTCCTCGTCCCTGACCATCGCGTGCGAACTATATCAGGCGCTAGTTTTGAAGGCTTCTATTATATCTGTTTCAACCAGATTGAAGGGACAGTGACCGGGATCTATTTTCACGCCAAGAGTGAGAA ATACCAGCAGCTTGAGCTCAAGCACGTCGATGACCGTGGCTGTACTCCCGCTCTCGAATTCCGTTGA
- a CDS encoding uncharacterized protein (COG:S;~EggNog:ENOG410PRT3;~InterPro:IPR005645,IPR029058;~PFAM:PF03959;~antiSMASH:Cluster_3.2) — translation MRFLCLHGMGTNSKVYEAQLAPIRHRLDPTYEFEFVDGLVECGPATGVPSLFPGPFYCYYNKPTAENLEAAYDLILEIIEEEGPFEGILGFSQGGALAASLLLHHRKTNPHAPELFNLAVFTCASLPFDLQTAHQVKKYNTIIDPHTGEVDVRDWVEGDVVEPAEINGFITASELGDVVLRRYHPDRESARIQIPTVHVMGELDPFLPQSRVTAGLCSQQETIVHNQGHNLPRDARFASKVAVAIQRAISTAMFQH, via the coding sequence ATGAGATTCCTTTGCCTGCACGGAATGGGAACAAATTCCAAAGTCTACGAAGCCCAGCTAGCCCCCATTCGCCACCGCTTAGATCCTACCTACGAATTCGAATTTGTGGACGGCCTAGTCGAATGTGGTCCGGCGACTGGTGTCCCCTCCTTATTTCCCGGCCCCTTCTACTGCTACTACAACAAACCCACCGCCGAGAATCTCGAAGCCGCATACGACTTAATTCTGGAGATcatcgaagaagaaggacccTTTGAGGGAATCCTCGGCTTCTCACAAGGCGGCGCCCTGGCAGCCTCGCTGCTGCTACACCATCGCAAAACCAACCCCCATGCCCCCGAGTTGTTCAACTTGGCCGTGTTCACCTGCGCCAGTCTACCCTTTGATCTGCAGACTGCGCATCAGGTCAAGAAAtacaacaccatcatcgATCCCCACACGGGGGAAGTTGATGTTCGGGACTGGGTCGAGGGCGACGTTGTCGAACCGGCCGAAATCAACGGGTTCATTACAGCCAGTGAGCTGGGAGATGTGGTTCTGCGTCGGTATCACCCGGATCGGGAATCGGCTAGGATCCAGATTCCTACAGTTCATGTTATGGGTGAATTGGATCCGTTCTTGCCTCAGTCGAGAGTGACGGCTGGGCTTTGCAGTCAGCAAGAAACTATCGTGCATAATCAGGGGCATAATCTTCCCCGGGATGCGAGGTTTGCCTCGAAGGTGGCTGTGGCTATACAACGAGCGATTTCTACAGCGATGTTTCAACATTAa
- a CDS encoding Zn(II)2Cys6 transcription factor domain-containing protein (InterPro:IPR036864,IPR001138;~PFAM:PF00172;~antiSMASH:Cluster_3.2;~go_function: GO:0000981 - DNA-binding transcription factor activity, RNA polymerase II-specific [Evidence IEA];~go_function: GO:0008270 - zinc ion binding [Evidence IEA];~go_process: GO:0006355 - regulation of transcription, DNA-templated [Evidence IEA]) has product METVLREACDNCHRRKTRCPTDGGGPCTNCRASGQVCTFSPRNRTGRPRVRPSRAKRNRARTPSLTQTDGDNNAGSNIPIVFDPVPGCTTPIPSIVLGGAEGVHASLPDESTLANDPLYMHSPWESSLEPFPMSLTEPLIPFDNELPFFLSEEVDSLCKSPSQITDNEVSQRDLAFLSPNKDHSVARTTSPALAPERHPQQSYMEDGPERKENSLITVYGQLSQLLFALHLAHDTFCRGGINDRNSIEQIFSTVSSLCDVMTWLSQSKSPASGSTSSPCPLLIISMVSTVVDIYRRVLDGLQPSMGLMQRPCSLGYALPSPPISITPQSSRQQQQQQPSDTHTRLRCLSDSITMDFQLGLLDGIFDWGCSETNNEKEVRRKLEDARKELQVFMEEWKKMA; this is encoded by the exons ATGGAGACTGTTCTGCGTGAAGCATGCGATAACTGCCATCGCCGAAAGACTCGCTGCCCAACTGATGGCGGTGGTCCCTGCACCAACTGTCGAGCCAGTGGTCAGGTCTGCACCTTCAGTCCTCGTAATCGAACTGGTCGTCCTCGAGTGCGGCCATCTCGTGCCAAACGCAACCGAGCGAGAACACCGAGTCTTACACAGACGGATGGGGATAATAATGCAGGAAGCAACATACCGATTGTCTTCGATCCCGTCCCCGGTTGTACCACTCCTATACCGAGTATAGTGCTTGGTGGAGCGGAGGGGGTGCATGCAAGTCTGCCTGATGAAAGTACCCTTGCAAATGATCCCTTATACATGCATTCTCCCTGGGAGAGCTCATTGGAACCATTCCCAATGTC ACTCACAGAGCCATTGATTCCATTTGACAACGAGCTCCCATTTTTCTTGTCTGAAGAAGTTGACTCTCTATGTAAAAGTCCTTCCCAGATAACCGACAATGAAGTCTCGCAACGGGACTTGGCTTTTCTCTCCCCGAACAAAGACCACAGTGTGGCTCGGACAACATCACCCGCACTTGCCCCCGAAAGGCATCCTCAGCAATCATACATGGAAGACGGCCCCGAGCGGAAGGAAAATAGTTTGATAACCGTATACGGGCAACTCTCCCAGCTCCTCTTCGCCCTACACCTAGCCCACGACACCTTCTGCCGCGGAGGTATCAATGACCGAAACTCAATCGAACAGATCTTCTCCACAGTTTCATCCCTCTGCGATGTCATGACTTGGCTCTCGCAATCGAAATCCCCTGCATCCGGCTCGACCTCATCCCCCTGTCCTCTTCTGATCATCTCGATGGTCAGCACTGTGGTGGACATATACCGGCGAGTTTTGGATGGTCTCCAGCCGTCAATGGGGCTCATGCAGCGCCCCTGTTCTTTGGGATATGCGCTACCATCGCCCCCGATCTCCATCACGCCTCAATCatcgcggcagcagcagcagcagcagccctCTGATACTCATACGCGACTGCGATGTTTATCCGATAGCATCACGATGGATTTCCAGCTCGGTCTTTTGGACGGTATCTTTGACTGGGGGTGTTCGGAAACAAATAATGAGAAAGAAGTGCGTCGAAAGCTAGAGGATGCACGGAAGGAACTTCAGGTGTTCATGGAAGAGTGGAAGAAAATGGCATAG